The region GTAATTAATTTAAGTTGAGTAATACAGCTAACTTAATGAAACATGATGACACTGAATTAATCTTGTTAAGAAAACTACATGTTTGGTCTGAATAAAAAATGCATAACTTCATAATAAGCAGCGATCTCCTCGTTAATCTTggaaagtttaattaaaaaattattactgTTTTCAGGTTTGATCTTCGTTGTATCTGGTAGACCTTCCTGACAAGTGGTCACATATCACAGTCAAAGCCATCATTGTCAGTGCCATCGCCGGAGTGTTGATGTGCTTTCTCATTGTGAAAGCAGTGGGAACAATGTGGACTTTCCACGCGCATAACTTTAGAAAAGTTCGAGAAGTCCACACGATACTTTCCCTCTTTGCTGCGGGAGATAATAGGGAGGAACTGGAAGCCCCACATGATCTCCTTAGGCATGTAGGAAGTCCTCACATGGCAAGAGAAGCTGGTGGATTCAGCAACACTGTCCATAAACACGACAAGCTCAAAGTCTTGATTCTGAAGAGTGTCCATTGTCATTTCAAAGAACGGACTGGTTTTGTCTATCACATGGTAGAGAGTCAGTGGAGAGATGAAGAAGAGGTTTTCATTCCCAGTTTCCACAGTGAACTCAATGTTGACCTGATCCATGATGATGGTTTCTCCTTCAGGtgtggttgttgttttaataAGCTTGCCATATATTTGCGTTCCAATCATCAGTGATTTGCGCAGATTGGCCAGTCGTATCTTTAGACACAGAGTATCTTGTCTAGAGCAGATGACAGCCATCTTACTAAATATGATTGCTTTGGCTCTTCTCTTGGGCAGTGAGATTTTGGCCATTACCACTCCACCCCAAAAGCAGGGAATGATAGTACCAAGGTTAACCTGGAAAACATAGACAGCAATGGCACCTGGGCAAAATGTGGTAATGGCTCGTGCGCCATAAGCAATAAATGTCTGTGTCTCCAGTGAGTACAGAAAGGCAGTGGTAAGGTCATAGACATTAACCACACATGCACTGTGGTTAGCTGATGGGTTTTGCCACCACAAGTCACCATTGGTACCACCGACCCAGTACcaaaaaagtgcaaatacaAACCAGCTAAGGATAAATGAAGACACAAAAAAGAACATAATAAACGTCCAGTGGATCTCCACTAAAGTGGTCCAAATGTCTTGCATGAAACTGGACCATTTTTTGTACTGTACATTGGAATACTCAATGTTGCAATGGCCTTCTTTGGTCACCAGGCGGTTTTGACGTATCCGCCACTCAGTCAGATAGTCTCTGAGCAACTGTGCTGGAGTGTGTGCCATTTTCAAGACCAAGAACACTCTGTACAGTAAGAGAAAATAGGATATGTTGAAAAAAGTGCAGAGTCAGAAATTTTTCTTCACTCATAAATAAGCTTGTTTAAAATTACAAGTCGTTTCAGGTTTGCAAATTAAATGAATTCACATTGAAGACCTTCATTAGAAGTCCCTTTGAACTGAGCTCATCAAATAGTTGTTGTCTTATTTATTATATGATCTTACTACTAGCACACCAATTTCACAGTGAAATcacagcaaaaaaaagtgtagaGTAAAGAACATACCTGCTAAAAATGTTCCCTTGCGGATGTCCAATAGTTTAATAAAAAGGTCTAACTAGATTTCTggtgatttctctctctctctctggatcgctctctctctctctctctctctctctctctctctctctctgtattggCAGTGAACTTTATCTCTCCCACTCCCTGTCTCTTGTTCTCACTCTCAGTGTCTCTAACACCTTTTTATCCCAAATATGTGCTTTTGTATTGTACCCTTAGTCTGGGACATGGATTTAACCAATACGTACTTACAATTGGTCAAGATTTCAGTTCATGTTATGTTATGCTCTTATACCTGTACGTTCCTTAACATGACATTTTTCAGCTCATTACGTATTTTAGGCTTAGTTTTAATAGCATCATGATGTTCCTTTGCTTGTAAATTCAATAGTAAAACACCAGATTGAACagtgtgtgggggaaaaaaaaccttgatTGTCTTTGGCTGAAAGCTGCTCTTTTTAGTCCTTATATAATTAGACAGAATTAAAGATTGTTAGTGAGACtgtaaaagtaattaaatacagTAGGAGCATTAGGAGAACACCACTGATGTTAGAGAGAGGCAGGAAATTGAATTGCAATGCCTGTCCTTGGCAAACAAACCTCAAAAATCTCTGTGTTCTGGAGTAATGAGACACGTGCATCTCGCAGATTCATTGTCGTGAACCAGTCTTGTGGCTGGCCAGCATTAGTAACAATCTGACAGTCAATGCTGTTTAGTGATTATTTGTCTTATTGGTAGTGTTCAATTATTACAAACATATGGGAAACTAATATACATTTTACAAGAGCTCCTATGGATCAAAACAAGTTGTGATCAGCTTGTTGTTGAACTTCATGAAAGTTTACCATTGcatctatctacagtatgttAACAACAAGTACAGTATGTGCACAAACATGGGCATTATTGATAAACACTGTTCTCCACATTTGGAATACCTCAAGGTGTAGGCTTTTCCATTTGTTGAGAGAATAAAGTCATCGTAATAATGGCCGTGTATTTACCACTTCAGGTTAATGCTAAGTTAGCACTTGGACACTTACACTCTGCTATAAGCAAGCCAAGCAGAAAACTGCACACCCTGACACCAAACCTTGGAACACCTAATTTTCATCAAACCTTGGAACTCCTAATTTTCATCAAAACATGAAGTGTCCAACCAGCAGCAAGATCACACTCAACAATGTGTACACAAATATGGCAAATGCATATAGGGCTCCTCCCTGCCCCCACCTTGGACATTCTGACCACTTCTTTATTTCTGACCCCACCCTACAAACCAGTCATCAGTAGGACAAAGTCAACATTAAAGACAATTAAAGTATTGATCTTCTGTAGGGGAAATTCCAGATGacatatagctgcaagcagtgaTGACGGGCCCAAGCACTACGGTGCCATCACcacccagtgtgtgtgtatgaaaacaATGCCTAGTGAAATGAGTGCTGTAAAGTAAAACACGTAAATATAGAAAGAAAAGAGCATTAAAGTTTGATTTGTTACCACAGAAACACTGTTTAAATATCAAGACTCATGTTTTGACATTAATCTGACCAAGTTTGAAGCGATTCAAATACATGTAAGAAGACTATTTAAAAGTCTGTTTTAAGTGACACACGTCCTGCTGCCAGTTGGTGGTGCTATGACCGTAACTCACAATAGTCACATCCATGTGATCAGCCTTTGTGACCAAGCATACAGCTCAAATTTCATCTAAATCACTCATTGCCTGCAGAAGATATgagacacttcctgtttcccttTATTTTGCCATAAATGTATTGTCTCACCATGTCGAAACCGTTCGAGATATCAAAAACCCCTTCAAAATTTTGCATCCTCATTGTCTTGCCATTATGTTGACCAAGTTTGGTGACAATCATATGAATCCCCTAGGAGGAGTATTTAAATGTTCACCGCATGAGCTTTtcacaaaatccaaaatggctgacttcttGTTGGGCGGAGCTAATGATGGTCAGCATGAAAGTTGTTCAGGTCGATGAGAACAATATGTGTACTGAGTTTCGTACATGTACATACTTCACGCTATGTCACTTACCTCCCTGGAATATACTCCCAGAGTGCCTATTGGGTTGAAGGCAGTTCTGGATATCAGGAAAACTTCACCTGGTTATCCTGTGTTCATGGAACCATGCACCATCTTCATGCCTCTCAGTATTGCCAATGATGATGAAATATTCCTCGTGACAACCCCACCCAGTAATCCCGCCTCTGCTTAGACATGGGAGCACCCTGTGTCTTGCACTGATACAGATGGGTAAGGGGTCCAAAGAACAAAAAGCTCTGTGCGGTTGAAGTTGTACCATAAAGTGCATACTAGACACAGTAGGGATCATTGTGCAGATCATAGACCTTCATTCACAGGTTATTTCCAAATTTAGACGAAATACAGTAACCTTACACAGGACCCCTAGGTTTTACCCTAAGGTCGCTCTGGAATCATTCAGCCACCAGTGAGAGAAATAGACAGACACATGTACTCCTATCCCATCATTTATTGCAGCCTTGTGTAGGAAGGTTGATGGAAAAACGGTGGAATGTATTGATCTCGGACTTTCTATAGTGTACCCACAGATCCCTTGTATTGAATTAGGCCATTGCATTAACAATTAGAACCAACACATTAAAGGGACACCTCACATAGACAGTGATATCTGGAACTGACCCTGCAAGACAAGATAAACAGAGAGCACTTCTAAATTCAGGTAAGCCAGGATGAATGTGATCTCTCTATCAGTGAAATAACCATGAAATATTATGCAAACGCAGTAAAGTGGTAGTATGGAATATAATGTTGAGCTTGTTTGCTACAgatattcttttctttctctcttcaaaCCCATCAATGACACAGGAACATGGTAAAAGTTCTACTGAAAAGTGCATGTCTATTTGTTTTATGTAAGAATCATAACATTATAATCCTGTTTGTtttgcttaaaaataaaaaccctgtcTCTTAGTTCATAATCCTCACCTATTAGATTTCCTATTGCCCCCTCCTTCTAAGGCTGGACTTGGTACATATAATGTTTATCTGTACACAAAATCACTTTGCTTGTTATTGTTCCACTACAGGAAAGCAGGGTGGATTTACACAACATGCTGCAGGACATAGTTTAGTATAGAAAGCGAAACACGTTAATGTGTTTTCTTGTCAAGACACGTAAACTTATTCTTAGAAATCACTCACAAAACATCTTCTCTTATTTAGGCTACGTCAAGCAAGTAAAACAATGATCTAAATCAGCAATTTACTTTACGTGAGACACAAAAGCTTGTCAAGCTGTAAATAATGTTTGAAGGCAATAGGATCACTTTATACTTAATTTAAATTTGTTCAGCTGAAATCAAATGGTCTAACAGGTAGACATGTACTGCTGTCTTGGTCAAGCagtctactttttttttttaaagtggtcaCTTTCGGGTACACTTAAGGTACAATTACTGGCTATACATTAAGTCTTATACACTCATACAGTCAGTACTTTGCGCTACCTCCCTTtcccaagataacagctctgagtcttctcctataatgcctgataagGTTGgggaatacatggtgagggatctgagaacattcctccatacagaatctctccagatccttcaaatttccaggtccatgctggtggactcccCCTTCAGTTCACcctacaggttttctatgggctCAAGTCAGGGTACTGGGATGGCTGGTCAGTAAACCACTGTGTTCATTCCAATCTTTGACCCTGTGtttttcctttgtgtttttaACTGGTGTTCATTtgactctttttctttctgaatttTTACATGAAAATAGTTAATGGAAATGAGTTgggttgtattttgtttttctgacttTTCAGAACCTCCCTTAAAACTTGGGAAAAGGACTACCCATATAGGTAGTAGCTTCAGTCCACAATTCTCTTTGGCATCTGTAGGCTGCAATATATaaatagagaaataaataaatggccagtTATTTATGTAACTGTGATTGTGTGAACACCAGGGATGGAGAGAAACCTGGATACATTCCTGTACATTCCTGTGCACATGCCTAAACTTTCCAATAAAGTGACCATATGACATTATGAATAagacaaatataaatatcaatatCAACCATTGGATCCTTCTTCCTACGTTTCTGCCAGATTTGTGCTGGTCCTGAATAACAAGGAATCCTGGCAGTTTGatagaaccacagttacatgAGTAACTACTGTTTTATTTCACCCCCTTCAAAATCCCAGGGCTGGTGAGAAACACTAATCACTAACATATGCACAATGACATGAGGCACAGACACTTGACTGACTTGAAAGCGGTTAGGAAATGACTGGCACAATCACACCACTGGGAAGGATGAGGTTAACCTTTACAAAATGTTTCAAAGCCAGCCAGTTGACTACAAAATTGAGTCATATGGTCttgataaaaaacaaacaaaataccaGCAACAACAACCCTGGGCTTAGCCACAAGTCTCTCTCGAGTAATCTGGGTAATCTGGCTACAAATGCGTGTAATGCAAGTTTATCACCAATGCATGTAGTTTTTGCACGTTTCCTTGCCCTGTTCATTCAGGTCATAAGAAGTATGAACCTCCAGCTAGATGCCATCAATGGTGCTGTAGTGTGTCACAACAGGCCCTGCATGCATCTTTAACATAGATGGGGACTTACAGTCCATATAGTAGACAGACAGGGCAGCCATGGGGTAGTGCATCCTGTCTCAGCAGACCAGCGAGTAGCACAGTCAACGAAAAGTTGATCTGGCATCAGCAAAGGATTTCACTTGCACTGTGCCAAACCTTTCCCAGATCTGGGCCACCACTTCTGGGTGCAGATGCCAGTCTCCCAGGCATATCTGCTGACCTATTATATaattttgtccatatagtgtagatAAGTagaacatttatgaatatggcTCAGCTTAGAAATCCAGTCATATCAGCTTATTTTAACCAGCTTGCTAATGGGAATTTATGAATATGTCTTGAAAATCATCTCACAAATAATGTTAGGTTAACCACTCATACAAATCCATTAACAAATACTTTAAAATCTTTTTCTGTCAGGTTATCACATATTATCTATCCAAACTGCATCATCAGTCAGGCTCTTAATTATGAATAGGACACAAAATCCTTTCGGATAACCTGTTAGCTAGTTATAATCTTTGCTGCTAATGGTAATCAGCTAGGAGGACaggatttcttaaaagaaaaaaatttaaaaaaagaaaaaactttttaaaaatatttagtatatattaatatattaatatacactGTTTCTATTAATATACACTGTTATCAtttctgctaatgctagcaagCTAGTTAAAAGCCTGGAGTTGTTGCCTAGGAAGGAATTATTTTAGAAAACTTGCTAACAACTAAGCAGACATAACTATTCAGCTATGTTAGCAAgacaaaatacagtatatactgtaaggTTGCTGGAATGGTCAGTATTTTAAGGAACAGTATTTTGCTGTTGCagtgtaaacaaaaaaagtgaataTGAAAACTTTATTTCATTAAGAGTATTTACGATTTTGACACTAGACCTGGAACTCTTGGTGAGAAGAAGTCAGGTGGAGAAAATGACTCAtttagggaaaaaataaatactcagTACAttcattatattaatatatacagattttatttttaatctcttTTCATTTACGATTGGTTAATGCACATAGAACATGATTAGTTGAGCAAGAGCTGCAAAATATCAAAGAGCTTTTATCAACCAATGTATGAACTTTTATCAAGCAATGATTTAATTGGGGAAATGCCATTAAAAACCGCAACTTCGAACATAATACATAATTTTATCTTATACAACATTTTAAGTAAAATACACATATATGCAGTCTTCTTACAAtcttacaaaacaaaaacaaaaaatacagcaatcaaCTGAATGTTGCAAGTGTCAGCTTTAAATTGGTAACTCAGTTGAGCAATACAGctagactgaaaaaaaaaacaaacaaacatgataaCATTTAATGAATCTTGCTAGAAATGTATAAGAAATGGTTGCCCTTCACTAACCCCAGAGATCTCAagtacataattttttttttttttaatcaaaaatatCAATGTTTTCAGGGTTAATCTTTGTTTTGTGATTGTCACAAATCACATTAAAAGCCCTCATTGCCAGTGCCACCTTCGGAGTGGTGATGATGTGCTTTCTCACTGTGAAAGCAGTGGGCACAGTGTGGTATATCTATGGGCATTACTTTAGAAAAGTTTGAGAAGTCCACACGATACCTTCCCTCTTTGCTGCGGGAGATAATAGGGAGGAACTGGAAGCCCCACATGATCTCCTTAGGCATGTAGGAAGTCCTTACTTGGCAAGAGAAGCTGGTGGATTCAGCAACACTGTCCATAAACACGACAAGCTCAAAGTCTTCTTTCTGAAGAGTGTCCATTGTCATTTCAAAGAACGGACTGGTTTTGTCTATCACATGGTAGAGAGTCAATGGAGAGATGAAGAAGAGGTTTTCATTCCCAGTTTCCACAGTGAACTCAATGTTGACCTGATCCATGATGATGGTTTCTCCTTCAGGtgtggttgttgttttaataAGCTTGCCATATATTTGCGTTCCAATCATCAGTGATTTGCGCAGATTGGTCAGTCGTATCTTTAGACATAGAGTATCTTGTCTAGAGCAGATGACAGCCATCTTACTAAACATGATTGCTTTGGCTCTTCTCTTGGGCAGTGAGATTTTGGCCATTACCACTCCACCCCAAAAGCAGGGAATGATAGTACCAAGGTTAACCTGGAAAACATAGACAGCAATGGCACCTGGGCAAAATGTGGTAATGGCTCGTACGCCATAAGCAATAAATGTCTGTGTCTCCAGTGAGTACAGAAAGGCAGTGGTAAGGTCATAGACATTAACCACACATGCACTGTGGTTAGCTGATGGGTTTTGCCACCACAAGTCACCATTGGTACCACCGACCCAGTACcaaaaaagtgcaaatacaAACCAGCTAAGGATAAATGAAGACACAAAAAAGAACATAATAAACGTCCAGTGGATCTCCACTAAAGTGGTCCAAATGTCTTGCATGAAACTGGACCATTTTTTGTACTGTACATTGGAATACTCAATGTTGCAATGGCCTTCTTTGGTCACCAGGCGGTTTTGATGTATCCGCCACTCAGTCAGATAGTCTCTGAGCAACTGTGCTGGAGTGTGTGCCATTTTCAAGACCAAGAACACTCTGTACAGTAAGAGAAAATAGGATATGTTGAAAAAGGTGCAGAGTCAGAAATTTTTCTTCACTCAAAAATAAGCTTGTAATAAGttgtaaattaaacaaattgaAATTGATTTTGATCTTGATTATACATCCCTTTAAATTTACGTAACCAAACAGttaaccttgtttttttttgttgtttttttttttgttatgctCTTTATTGTTAATACAACAATACATAGGATTAAGAAACtgaattcaattaaaaataaagattggTCAGTTTCTCCTCTACACAAATCACAGCGAAAACAAGTGTACAGTGTGGAACCTACCTCTTAAACAAATGACAGACTGATAAATAAATTCCCTATGGACATCCAAGAGTTTGGAAAAACAGATGAATGTACTGCAAAATTATAGCTGACAGTTAttcagtttctctctctgctATCACTAGACTATCTCTACTATAACAATCACTCTCATTCCCCATCTCTCATTctatctctcactttctctgagACCTTTTATCCACTCTGTGCATTTGTATGGTCTGTAGGCAGGACTTGGCATCTGCATTTGTTTTCCTGTACACAAAATTCATCTGTTTTCCACAAAGTGCGGGACATAGATTTACACAATACACAGTTGCCAATACCATACACAAAACCATGAACCATGCCACAAAGCATGCCAAAACCACAAATGGCCAATGGTTTTGTGCAGtcatgtacagtcccctccaaaagtattggaacggtaAAGCAAAGTTagcttatttttttgctttacacTGCAGatattttggtttgagatcaaaaggtgaatatgagatgatagatcagaagtTCAGcttatatttacatctatatgtgatttaaaaaaaaaaaaaaaaaaaagttagaacaaagcacctttggtggcagaccacccaatttttaggtatGCAAAAGTATAGTGACAGATTatacatccatccttccattttctgAATCGCTTATTCTACAGGGTCGCAAGGAACCTGGAGTCTGTCCCAGGGGgtatggggcacaaggtggggtataCCTGGACGGTGtgacaatccatcacagggcacaatcatgtacccgttcacacactacggacactttggacagcctacaatgcatgtctttgtactgggggtgGAAACTGGATTGCCTGGAGTAAACCCCCAAAGCACTCGGAGGACATGCaacctccgcacacacagggtagcGGCGGGAATTGAATCCtaaaccctggaggtgttagatgaacatgctaaccactaagccaccatgcccccaggACAGAtaatcttaaagtaaattaaagtattgTTAAAAAGTATAATAACCCTTAATATTTCGTTgtatatcccttgcttgcattaacattcttcattcattttttgtgatgcttttccaggcttcgTTCAGTAATTGTTTGTTCTGGGGGGTTTCtgccttcagtctcctcttcaggagatgCTCAGtttggttaaggtctggtgattgaatTGGCCAGTCTGAAACCTTCCTCTTTTTCCCCCAATGAAGTCCTTggtagtgtgttttgggtcattgtcttccTGCATGACAAAGTTCATCTCAATTAGATGCacttctctgtaaattggcagaatGTTTCTGCAGACTGAATTTATTCTGCTTCTACCATCATGAGTTTCATCAccagtaaagattagtgagcctgttccagaagcagccatacaAGACCAAGCTCATAATCTCCTTGAGACCACTGAAAGATGCACACATCTATTGTTATGTGAATATCATATAAGCTTGTATGcaatgcacatttaaaaaaataaataaataaataaataatgtacaatctcccaaaaccacgtggaataatgtgttatgggcTGGGAtaatgtggaataatgtgttatggtctgaagAGACCAAAGTTTTTGGtcataataccaaaagatatgtttggcacaaaaacacagcacatcacc is a window of Ictalurus punctatus breed USDA103 chromosome 4, Coco_2.0, whole genome shotgun sequence DNA encoding:
- the LOC124628097 gene encoding ATP-sensitive inward rectifier potassium channel 1-like; amino-acid sequence: MAHTPAQLLRDYLTEWRIRQNRLVTKEGHCNIEYSNVQYKKWSSFMQDIWTTLVEIHWTFIMFFFVSSFILSWFVFALFWYWVGGTNGDLWWQNPSANHSACVVNVYDLTTAFLYSLETQTFIAYGARAITTFCPGAIAVYVFQVNLGTIIPCFWGGVVMAKISLPKRRAKAIIFSKMAVICSRQDTLCLKIRLANLRKSLMIGTQIYGKLIKTTTTPEGETIIMDQVNIEFTVETGNENLFFISPLTLYHVIDKTSPFFEMTMDTLQNQDFELVVFMDSVAESTSFSCHVRTSYMPKEIMWGFQFLPIISRSKEGKYRVDFSNFSKVMRVESPHCSHCFHNEKAHQHSGDGTDNDGFDCDM
- the LOC108264450 gene encoding ATP-sensitive inward rectifier potassium channel 1, translating into MAHTPAQLLRDYLTEWRIHQNRLVTKEGHCNIEYSNVQYKKWSSFMQDIWTTLVEIHWTFIMFFFVSSFILSWFVFALFWYWVGGTNGDLWWQNPSANHSACVVNVYDLTTAFLYSLETQTFIAYGVRAITTFCPGAIAVYVFQVNLGTIIPCFWGGVVMAKISLPKRRAKAIMFSKMAVICSRQDTLCLKIRLTNLRKSLMIGTQIYGKLIKTTTTPEGETIIMDQVNIEFTVETGNENLFFISPLTLYHVIDKTSPFFEMTMDTLQKEDFELVVFMDSVAESTSFSCQVRTSYMPKEIMWGFQFLPIISRSKEGRYRVDFSNFSKVMPIDIPHCAHCFHSEKAHHHHSEGGTGNEGF